ATAAGGAAATTGACTTCATGCACCGCAAGTGGCCAGATGTGCAGAAGTATCTGGTGTATTTTCAAAATTTTACCAACACCCATGAAAAGGTGGAAGTCATCCAAGAGCGCTATGAGCAGGCTATCAATGAGCCAGGTGTAGTAGGCATCAATATCGGAACACGGCCAGACTGTCTGCCAGACGAAACCATTGAATATTTGGCTGAGTTGTCGGAGCGCATGCATGTGACGGTTGAATTGGGCTTGCAGACTACTTATGAAACAACCTCTGACCTGATTAATCGTGCCCACTCCTATGAATTGTATGTAGAAACGGTCAAGCGTTTGAGAAAGTATCCCAAGATTGAGATTGTTTCCCATTTGATCAATGGTTTGCCTGGTGAGACTCATGAGATGATGATTGAAAATGTCCGTCGCTGTGTTACGGATAATGATATTCAAGGGATTAAACTGCACTTGCTTCACCTTATGACCAATACACGGATGCAGCGAGATTACCACGAAGGACGCTTGCAATTGATGAGTCAGGACGAATATGTCAAGGTCATCTGCGACCAATTGGAAATCATTCCCAAACATATCGTCATCCATCGAATCACAGGAGATGCACCTAGAGATATGCTGATTGGTCCTATGTGGAGCCTCAATAAATGGGAAGTTCTCAACAGCATTGAGATGGAGATGCGACGTCGTGGAAGTGTTCAAGGATGCAAGGCTGTAAAACAGGAGTTTGAAAATGAAAAGACCACTTGAGATGGCACATGATTTTTTGGCTGAGGTAGTAACTCAGGACGATATCGTAGTAGATGCGACTATGGGAAATGGTCATGACACGCTTTTTCTAGCCAAGCTAGCCAAGCAAGTCTATGCTTTTGATATTCAGGAGCAAGCCTTGGAAAAGACCCAAGAGCGTTTGCAACAGGCTGGCCTGACAAATGCCCAGTTACTCTTGCAAGGCCATGAGACACTGGACCAGTTTGTGACTGAAGCCAAGGCAGGGATTTTTAATCTGGGTTATCTGCCTTCTGCTGATAAGTCTGTCATTACCCAACCTCAGACTACTATCGAAGCCTTAGAAAAGCTGTGTC
This window of the Streptococcus sp. 116-D4 genome carries:
- a CDS encoding tRNA (mnm(5)s(2)U34)-methyltransferase — translated: MKRPLEMAHDFLAEVVTQDDIVVDATMGNGHDTLFLAKLAKQVYAFDIQEQALEKTQERLQQAGLTNAQLLLQGHETLDQFVTEAKAGIFNLGYLPSADKSVITQPQTTIEALEKLCHLLVKGGRIAIMIYYGHDGGDLEKDAVLEFVSQLNQQEYTAAIYRTVNQVNNPPFLVMIEKLERYRHG
- a CDS encoding TIGR01212 family radical SAM protein (This family includes YhcC from E. coli K-12, an uncharacterized radical SAM protein.), producing MKVMKSYNTLNDYYRKLFGEKTFKVPIDAGFDCPNRDGTVAHGGCTFCTVSGSGDAIVAPDAPIREQFYKEIDFMHRKWPDVQKYLVYFQNFTNTHEKVEVIQERYEQAINEPGVVGINIGTRPDCLPDETIEYLAELSERMHVTVELGLQTTYETTSDLINRAHSYELYVETVKRLRKYPKIEIVSHLINGLPGETHEMMIENVRRCVTDNDIQGIKLHLLHLMTNTRMQRDYHEGRLQLMSQDEYVKVICDQLEIIPKHIVIHRITGDAPRDMLIGPMWSLNKWEVLNSIEMEMRRRGSVQGCKAVKQEFENEKTT